A segment of the Candidatus Eisenbacteria bacterium genome:
CCCGCAAACCCACTCGCTCCAACTTCTCCCCAGTCCGCACTCGACCACGCTCCACCCGACCCGTCCCCACCGTCCCACGACCCGTGATCGAAAACACGTCCTCAATAGGCATCAAAAACGGCTTGTCGATGTCCCGCTTCGGCGTCGGTATGTAACTGTCAATCGCATCCAACAACTCCATGATGCACTTGATCGTCTCCGGATTCGTCGGATCGTTCATCGCCTTCAACGCGCTGCCCCGAACAATCGGGATCTCGTCACCGGGAAACTCGTACTGCTTCAATAGATCCCGAATCTCCCACTCCACGTACTCCACGATCTCCGGATCGTCCACCATGTCCACCTTGTTCAAAAAGACGATGATGTACGGAACCCCCACCTGCCGCGCCAACAAGATGTGCTCCCGCGTCTGCGGCATCGGCCCGTCCGCCGCCGACACCACCACCACCGCCCCGTCCATCTGCGCCGCGCCCGTCACCATGTTCTTCACATAGTCCGCGTGCCCGGGACAGTCCACGTGCGCGTAATGACGCTTGTCCGTCTCGTACTCCACGTGCGCCGTCGCGATCGTGATCCCCCGCGCCTTCTCCTCTGGCGCATTGTCGATCGAGTCAAACGTCCGCACAGACGCCAAACCCCTCTGCGCCAACACCATCGTCATCGCCGCCGTCAATGTCGTCTTCCCATGATCCACGTGACCGATCGTCCCCACGTTTACGTGCGGCTTCGTCCTCTCAAACTTCTGCTTGCTCATAGTCCGAGCATCTCCTCCTTGGGTGTCCCTCGGTTCCTAGGTCAAGACATTGGCAGCAGGATGGGCCGACCTTGGGGGGCGGCCGCCCTGCAGACCGACAGGCGTTTCCAACTGAGCCCACGACCAGAATCGAACTGGTGACCTTTTGCTTACCATGCAAATGCTCTACCGACTGAGCTACGTGGGCCTACAGCGTATCTGGAGCGGGAAACGGGATTCGAACCCGCGACCCTCAGCTTGGAAGGCTGACGCTCTACCACTGAGCTACTCCCGCACCGCAAGTTCCCCACAACCGGCTCTCCGCCTGGGACCGATGCCATGAGATTGGGGAGGGAAGGATTCGAACCTTCGAAGGCGTTACGCCGACAGATTTACAGTCTGTTCCCTTTGGCCACTCGGGAACCTCCCCGTTCTCTGCACCTCCCGCGATTCCTTGAAGAAACAGAACGAAGACCTTCCTAAGCATCTCTGCGAGGCGGAGACCCAAGCCGCCGGCGACAGATGGACTCAGGACGACCATGGAGCTGGCGAAGGGATTTGAACCCCCGACCTGCTGATTACAAATCAGCTGCTCTACCCCTGAGCTACGCCAGCGATCGTGGGACCCTATCCGTCACCGATACCCGGAAAAGGGCATACGACCCTAACGGCACGAACCCAAGGGATTCGATCCCGCGCGGGACGCACGGCGGCTGGTTCACTTCAAGGAAGACCGCTCAGCGCGCGGGAAGCGCGCGCCATGCCGTCAAAGATGTTAATCCTACCGGCCGCCTAACCGCTGTCAACAAAATAGTATCCGGGAGGACGGCTCGATTATGCCGAACGAGATGCGAACATATGTCGGTATATTGTCGCTCAGGCGCCGGCGATTGCCGCCCGCGAATGTTACCCATTGTAACGAACGGTCGTTCGGCCTTCTCTGTCCTCCACTATATACCCTGCCTGGAGAATCTCCTTGCGGAGCCGATCGGCCTCCGCCCAGTCCTTCCGCGCCCTCGCCTCCCCCCTCAGGCGCACCAGATCGAGGACCTCAGGAGGCGCCTCGCATCGGTCCGGCCTGGAGAGAAGGTCGACGCCCATGGCCCGGGAGAGATCGACAAGGACCCTGCGCCCCCCCTCGATCGCCTCACGCTCGGCGTTGCCCTGACCGGCCGCGCACCACCGATTGACGGCTCTCGCCAGGTCGAAGAGATGCCCCATCGCCTTGGCGCTGTTGAAGTCATCGTCCATCGCCTCCGTGTAGAGCCGGATCGCCTCGCGGGCCTCGTCCGATCCGGCATCCTCGGGCGCGGTCGGTTGGTCGACCGCATCCGGCGGGAGCGGACCCAGCGCCTCGGCCGCGGCGTCGAGCGCCCCGGTCAGGCGGCCGAGGGCCTGCTCCGCCTCCGCGAGGCGCTCCTCGCTGAACTCGATCGGGCTGCGGAAGTGCGTCGACTGCAGATAGAACCTCACGACCCGCGGATCGACTTTCGAGCAGACATCCTCGATCAGGAAGAAGTGCTTCGTCGACTTCGACATCTTCTCCCCGCCGAGGAGCACGAGGCCATTCTGGACCCAGTAGTTCGCGAACGCCAAGCCGGTGGCGCACTCGGACTGCGCGATCTCGTTCTCGTGATGCGGGAAGATGAGGTCCAGCCCACCCCCGTGGAAGTCGAAGGTGTTTCCGAGGTACTTCATCGACATCGCGGAGCACTCGATGTGCCAGCCGGGCCGTCCCGCGCCCCAGGGGCTCGGCCAGGAGGGCTCTCCCTCCTTGGCGCCTTTCCAGAGCGTGAAGTCGAGGGGATTGTCCTTCTGTTCGCCGATCTCGATGCGCGCTCCCGATCTCAGCTCGTCGATCTTGCGGCCGCTCAGCTTGCCGTAGTCGGGGAAGCTCTCGACGCGGAAGTAGACGTCGCTTCCGGCCGGATAGGCGTGCCCCTTCTGGACGAGGGCGCCGATCAGCCCCAGGATCTCGGGGATGTGCTCCGTCGCCCGCGGGTAGTGATCGGCCGGCAGGATCCCCAGCTTGCCCACGAAGTCGAGGTAGCAGTCCATGTTGCGGCGGGCGATGTCGCGGTAGTCGGTCCCCTCGTCCCTAGCGCGGTCGATGATCTTGTCGTCCACGTCGGTGAAGTTGTTGACGTAGGTCACGCGGTAGCCGGATCGAAGCAGGTGGCGGCGGATCAGATCCCCCGCGATGGAGGCGCGCATGTGGCCGACGTGAGGTTTGTCCTGCACCGTCATGCCGCAGACGTACATCCCTACCCGGCCAGGCTGCGCCGGCCGGAACTCCCGCTTCTCCCGCGTGAGGTTGTCATAGACCTTGAGAGCCATGCGCGCTTACCCTCCCGGCGCCATCGAAGAGAGACGCCCCTCCTGGCTTCGGCGCTCCCGAGGCCGGAGTGAGTTCGTGAAGAGACTCCACGCTACCGCTTCGGATTGGTCCTGCGCAAGCCGCCGGGGGCGGTCGAGAGGCGCGCGGCGGCGCGACGCCGAGCGGCGAACAGGGTCGTCAGCGGCGCCGCGCGAGAAGACCGAGAAAGGCCGTGATGAACTTGCCGGGGTCGACGCTCGAGTGGATGAACCGATTGACTCTGCCCAGGACTTCCGCCGGACCCAGGGCGGCGAGATCCTGGCTTCTCAGCGACGCCCGAAAGGTCGACATGAGAAGGGCCGCGGGCGCCCCCTTGCCCGAGACATCCGCCACAGTGATCCCGACCTTGCTATCCTCGAGAACGACGCAGCTCCTCCTCCAGCCGCTGCGTCTCGCGTTCCTTATCGCGGCTCCTCTCGAGCCCCTCGGCCATTTCGTT
Coding sequences within it:
- the tuf gene encoding elongation factor Tu, which translates into the protein MSKQKFERTKPHVNVGTIGHVDHGKTTLTAAMTMVLAQRGLASVRTFDSIDNAPEEKARGITIATAHVEYETDKRHYAHVDCPGHADYVKNMVTGAAQMDGAVVVVSAADGPMPQTREHILLARQVGVPYIIVFLNKVDMVDDPEIVEYVEWEIRDLLKQYEFPGDEIPIVRGSALKAMNDPTNPETIKCIMELLDAIDSYIPTPKRDIDKPFLMPIEDVFSITGRGTVGTGRVERGRVRTGEKLERVGLRETRECVVTGVEMFRKVLDYAEAGDNIGLLLRGVEKDDLERGMVMCAPGSVTPHKKFHGQVYILSKEEGGRHTPFFKGYRPQFYFRTTDVTGVVQILDEREMVMPGDNVKLEVELITPIAMEKELRFAIREGGKTVGAGVVTEILE
- a CDS encoding cysteine--tRNA ligase, yielding MALKVYDNLTREKREFRPAQPGRVGMYVCGMTVQDKPHVGHMRASIAGDLIRRHLLRSGYRVTYVNNFTDVDDKIIDRARDEGTDYRDIARRNMDCYLDFVGKLGILPADHYPRATEHIPEILGLIGALVQKGHAYPAGSDVYFRVESFPDYGKLSGRKIDELRSGARIEIGEQKDNPLDFTLWKGAKEGEPSWPSPWGAGRPGWHIECSAMSMKYLGNTFDFHGGGLDLIFPHHENEIAQSECATGLAFANYWVQNGLVLLGGEKMSKSTKHFFLIEDVCSKVDPRVVRFYLQSTHFRSPIEFSEERLAEAEQALGRLTGALDAAAEALGPLPPDAVDQPTAPEDAGSDEAREAIRLYTEAMDDDFNSAKAMGHLFDLARAVNRWCAAGQGNAEREAIEGGRRVLVDLSRAMGVDLLSRPDRCEAPPEVLDLVRLRGEARARKDWAEADRLRKEILQAGYIVEDREGRTTVRYNG